The Thioalkalivibrio sulfidiphilus HL-EbGr7 genome includes a window with the following:
- a CDS encoding YecA family protein, whose protein sequence is MTAELNYVELPTYEDETLAALDPPRLVALLVCDQDRVPLNLIDACVAHGDGILEALLEAMGEPYPIEEGEDGLWWLSYHAAMIAGRLPSREAGTFLIDLMHRLEATGDENMMEWLTGYWPTLFANKPEDLAEPLRVLAEHCGYDLYTRTNAADTVLSLHAREDAARLEEAIDWLAGIVADEEQDWSTRLCLCSTLLDFPRERHRPLIESLERRQEGFGKHFDQRDIERAYGAGADAPDWERFRDPWAFYRPAAISKRQLRWAEEARRRRRRQDLLGPSVWTDVEPYIRSEPKTGRNDPCPCGSGRKYKKCCLVRQGLS, encoded by the coding sequence ATGACCGCCGAACTCAATTACGTAGAACTGCCCACCTACGAGGACGAAACCCTTGCCGCTCTCGATCCGCCTCGGCTCGTCGCCCTCCTCGTGTGCGACCAGGACCGTGTTCCGCTGAATCTCATCGATGCCTGCGTGGCCCATGGCGACGGGATACTCGAAGCGTTACTTGAAGCCATGGGCGAGCCTTATCCCATCGAGGAAGGCGAAGACGGACTGTGGTGGCTTTCCTACCACGCCGCCATGATTGCCGGACGCCTGCCGTCCCGGGAGGCCGGGACGTTTCTGATCGATCTCATGCATCGACTGGAAGCGACCGGCGACGAGAACATGATGGAGTGGCTGACAGGCTATTGGCCTACCCTGTTTGCCAACAAGCCTGAAGACCTCGCGGAGCCCTTGCGCGTGCTCGCCGAGCACTGTGGTTACGATCTCTATACACGCACCAACGCGGCGGACACGGTCCTCAGCCTGCATGCCCGGGAGGACGCGGCCCGGCTCGAGGAGGCCATCGACTGGCTGGCCGGGATCGTGGCGGATGAGGAGCAGGACTGGAGTACCCGTCTGTGCCTGTGCAGCACGCTCCTGGACTTCCCCAGGGAGCGGCACCGCCCCTTGATCGAGTCCCTGGAGCGACGCCAGGAAGGCTTCGGTAAGCATTTCGACCAGCGGGATATCGAACGAGCCTACGGGGCCGGCGCGGACGCACCGGACTGGGAGCGGTTCCGGGACCCGTGGGCGTTCTACCGCCCGGCGGCGATCAGTAAGCGCCAGCTTCGCTGGGCGGAAGAGGCTCGACGACGTCGCCGACGACAGGACCTTCTTGGTCCGTCGGTGTGGACCGATGTCGAGCCATACATTCGGTCCGAACCGAAGACAGGTCGCAACGACCCCTGCCCGTGCGGCAGCGGAAGGAAGTACAAGAAATGCTGCCTTGTGCGCCAGGGGCTGTCTTGA
- a CDS encoding PIN domain-containing protein, with translation MIGLDTNVLVRYIVQDDPAQSAVAGDLIEGMCTAESPGRVDTIVLCELVWVLESAYGYSSGIVAGVLRQILSTAELSVEAPHLAWAALRAYEQDHADFADYLIGARNREAGCTATYTFDKRAAKSPWHSLPG, from the coding sequence ATGATCGGTCTCGATACCAATGTCCTGGTGCGATATATCGTTCAGGACGACCCCGCCCAATCGGCTGTGGCCGGAGATCTCATCGAGGGCATGTGCACGGCCGAATCCCCTGGCCGGGTCGATACGATCGTGCTGTGTGAGCTCGTCTGGGTACTGGAATCCGCCTACGGGTATTCAAGCGGGATCGTCGCCGGTGTGCTGAGGCAGATCCTGTCCACCGCCGAGCTGTCCGTCGAGGCACCCCACCTGGCCTGGGCCGCCTTGCGCGCCTACGAACAGGATCATGCCGATTTCGCCGATTACCTGATCGGTGCCCGCAACCGGGAGGCCGGATGCACGGCCACCTACACCTTTGACAAGCGCGCCGCGAAGTCACCCTGGCATTCCCTGCCGGGCTGA
- a CDS encoding diguanylate cyclase, whose amino-acid sequence MKQGSWSSAWRKPVVVAASVCLWLLVFASPIKAWHHHDEITIGVLAFRGMDEAVRMWSPTAEYLESQLPGVQFRILPLTNDTIEEAVASGEADFVITNSGSYVALNQRHGITRIATLISQRPTGTSTRFGAVIISRADRDDIREIADLRGKRFAAIHPDGFGGWWMGWKELRDHGIEPLQDMQLEFTGFPVDLVMEAVRSGQVDAGTFRTELLEQWINEGRIRADEFHVLNARTTPGFPFLHSTRLYPEWPLAVQPDMDEDLAKRVLQALFALPQGHPALDAAEIAGWTIPLNYDPVHDLMRELKVGLYQPDEVITLREVLTVYGPWFAGILGILLTGFLAFVMRLNRSLTASRVSLANTLRSIGDAVVTTDTQGLIQYMNPVAERMGHCSLPDVQGHDYRQVFHLVDESSRKELGNLARHSASMREPRPYTFDGLLLGRDGQEYSVKITTSTIRAGLSRVSGCVLVIHDVTELRTLARQLKFQAAHDPLTGLVNRREFETRLSRAVDGSQKSGQTHVLIFLDLDWFKAINDTLGHAAGDQVLREVADMLERQVRSTDTAARIGGDEFGILLLNCELEAGIAVAEKLRDAIAGYSYVSGGETYRVGVSQGLVLIDRQSGNLGAILKAADEACYTAKEHGRNRYHVYSSDPS is encoded by the coding sequence ATGAAGCAAGGCTCATGGTCATCTGCCTGGCGCAAGCCCGTGGTAGTCGCGGCCTCGGTCTGCCTGTGGCTGCTGGTCTTCGCATCGCCCATCAAGGCCTGGCATCACCACGATGAGATCACCATCGGCGTGCTGGCCTTCCGAGGCATGGACGAGGCGGTGCGCATGTGGTCGCCCACCGCCGAGTACCTGGAATCGCAATTGCCCGGCGTGCAGTTCCGCATCCTGCCGCTGACCAATGACACCATCGAGGAGGCCGTGGCCAGTGGCGAGGCGGATTTCGTCATCACCAACTCCGGTTCCTACGTGGCACTCAACCAGCGCCACGGTATCACCCGCATCGCCACCCTGATCAGCCAGCGCCCCACCGGCACCTCCACCCGCTTCGGTGCGGTGATCATCAGCCGGGCCGACCGCGACGACATCCGCGAGATCGCTGATCTGCGCGGCAAGCGATTCGCCGCCATCCATCCGGATGGTTTCGGTGGCTGGTGGATGGGCTGGAAGGAACTGCGTGATCACGGCATCGAGCCGCTGCAGGACATGCAGCTGGAATTCACCGGATTTCCGGTGGACCTGGTCATGGAGGCGGTGCGTTCAGGCCAGGTGGATGCCGGCACCTTCCGCACCGAACTGCTGGAACAGTGGATCAATGAGGGGCGTATCCGCGCCGACGAGTTTCATGTCCTCAATGCCCGGACCACGCCGGGTTTCCCGTTCCTGCACAGCACCCGCCTGTACCCGGAATGGCCGCTGGCGGTGCAGCCGGACATGGACGAGGATCTGGCCAAGCGGGTGCTCCAGGCCCTGTTCGCACTGCCGCAAGGTCACCCCGCGCTGGATGCCGCCGAGATCGCCGGCTGGACCATCCCGCTCAACTACGATCCGGTCCATGACCTGATGCGCGAACTCAAGGTAGGCCTCTACCAGCCCGACGAGGTGATCACCCTGCGCGAGGTGCTCACCGTCTATGGCCCCTGGTTCGCCGGGATCCTGGGCATCCTGCTCACCGGTTTCCTGGCCTTCGTGATGCGGCTGAACCGCAGTCTGACCGCCTCCCGGGTGAGCCTGGCCAACACCCTGCGCTCCATCGGCGACGCGGTGGTGACCACCGACACCCAGGGCCTGATCCAGTACATGAATCCGGTGGCCGAGCGCATGGGGCATTGCAGCCTGCCGGATGTCCAGGGCCATGACTACCGGCAGGTGTTCCACCTGGTGGACGAGTCCAGCCGCAAGGAACTGGGCAACCTCGCCCGCCACAGCGCCAGCATGCGGGAGCCGCGGCCGTACACCTTCGACGGCCTGCTGCTGGGTCGCGACGGCCAGGAATACTCGGTGAAGATCACCACCTCCACCATCCGCGCCGGGCTCAGCCGGGTCTCGGGCTGCGTGCTGGTGATCCATGACGTAACGGAACTGCGCACCCTGGCACGCCAGCTCAAGTTCCAGGCGGCCCACGACCCGCTCACCGGCCTGGTCAACCGCCGGGAGTTCGAGACCCGCTTGTCCCGGGCCGTGGATGGCAGCCAGAAGAGCGGCCAGACCCACGTGCTGATCTTCCTGGACCTGGACTGGTTCAAGGCCATCAACGACACCCTGGGCCATGCCGCCGGCGACCAGGTGCTCAGGGAGGTGGCCGACATGCTGGAACGGCAGGTGCGTTCCACGGACACCGCCGCCCGGATCGGCGGCGACGAGTTCGGCATCCTGCTCCTGAACTGCGAACTGGAGGCGGGGATCGCCGTGGCGGAGAAGCTGCGCGATGCCATTGCCGGCTACAGCTACGTATCCGGGGGAGAGACCTACCGGGTGGGCGTGAGCCAGGGACTGGTGCTCATCGATCGGCAAAGCGGAAACCTGGGTGCGATCCTCAAGGCGGCCGACGAGGCCTGTTACACTGCCAAGGAACACGGCCGCAACCGCTATCACGTATACTCCAGCGACCCCAGTTGA
- a CDS encoding helix-turn-helix transcriptional regulator yields MNRAERIYRIHGLLKGSRRPVPLARLMEELGASRATVVRDLAYMRDFMGAPLPYDRNLNGYGYDPNAPEFELPGLWFNASELYALLATEQLLESVQPGLLGPSLGPLKGRIRKLLGESGHSSQTVSQRVRLQPMAPRRVDDRLFGQVSAAVLESMPLHIEYHGRERDIFSQRRVHPYRLTHYRDNWYLIAWCDQANSLRTFSLDRIRQAEPVEGPLRPVDASLLDRYLGGSFGIFTGTVEHWAVLRFTSERARWVADENWHPDQIGRWDGDVYELQVPYSDPRELLMDILKYGPDVEVAAPASLRRQVAARLRAAWERYRGPGD; encoded by the coding sequence ATGAACCGCGCGGAGCGCATCTACCGGATTCACGGGCTGCTCAAGGGCAGCCGCAGGCCTGTCCCGCTGGCCCGGCTCATGGAGGAATTGGGCGCGTCCCGGGCCACGGTGGTGCGGGATCTCGCCTACATGCGCGATTTCATGGGGGCGCCGTTGCCCTATGATCGCAACCTCAACGGTTACGGCTATGATCCGAACGCCCCGGAGTTCGAACTCCCTGGCCTGTGGTTCAACGCCAGTGAACTGTATGCCCTGCTTGCCACGGAACAACTACTCGAATCCGTGCAGCCCGGTCTGCTGGGCCCAAGTCTTGGACCCCTCAAGGGGCGTATCCGGAAACTGCTGGGGGAGAGCGGTCATTCCTCGCAAACGGTGAGTCAGCGGGTGCGCCTCCAGCCCATGGCCCCGAGACGGGTGGACGACCGGTTGTTCGGACAGGTCTCGGCGGCTGTGCTCGAATCCATGCCGCTTCACATCGAATACCACGGGCGCGAGCGCGATATCTTTTCCCAGCGCCGAGTGCATCCTTACCGTCTCACGCATTACCGTGACAACTGGTACCTGATCGCCTGGTGTGATCAGGCCAATTCCCTGCGCACCTTTTCCCTGGACAGAATTCGCCAGGCGGAACCTGTCGAGGGTCCTCTGCGACCCGTGGACGCCAGCCTCCTGGACCGCTACCTGGGCGGAAGCTTCGGCATCTTCACCGGCACGGTCGAGCACTGGGCCGTGTTGCGCTTTACCTCCGAACGCGCCCGCTGGGTGGCGGACGAGAATTGGCACCCCGACCAGATCGGACGTTGGGACGGCGACGTTTACGAGCTCCAGGTGCCTTATTCCGACCCGAGGGAGCTGCTGATGGACATCCTCAAGTACGGGCCGGATGTGGAGGTGGCCGCGCCGGCATCCCTGCGTCGGCAGGTGGCCGCGCGTCTGCGGGCGGCCTGGGAGCGTTATCGAGGGCCTGGGGATTGA
- the mpl gene encoding UDP-N-acetylmuramate:L-alanyl-gamma-D-glutamyl-meso-diaminopimelate ligase, producing the protein MRHIHILGICGTFMGGIALLARAAGYRVTGSDQNVYPPMSTLLAEQGIDVSQGFDPAHLDPAPDQVVIGNVMSRGNPAVEYVLNRGLAYTSGPQWLAEHVLKDRWVLAVAGTHGKTTTSSMLAWILEYAGLRPGFLIGGVPENFGVSARLGEAPFFVVEADEYDTAFFDKRSKFVHYRPRTLVLNNLEYDHADIFPDLAAIERQFHHLVRTVPGEGLIVRNADDENLSRVLSQGCWTPVQGFSVAGHGDWQGRPQSPDASRFQVLYRGESQGEVCWEMIGRHNMANALAALAAARHAGVPVPQGIHALAKFQSVKRRLQLRGERSGIQVYDDFAHHPTAIATTLEALRARVGAARIIAVLDPRSNTMRMGVHRDRLAGSLAAADRVFLHAPADLGWDSQVVIDALPHGLACADTDALLAALLAEVRPGDHVLIMSNGGFGGLHDRLLAALSGP; encoded by the coding sequence TTGCGGCACATACACATCCTCGGCATCTGCGGCACCTTCATGGGCGGCATCGCCCTGCTGGCCCGGGCCGCCGGCTACCGGGTCACCGGCTCCGATCAGAACGTCTACCCGCCCATGAGCACCCTGCTGGCGGAGCAGGGCATCGATGTCTCCCAGGGCTTCGATCCCGCCCACTTGGATCCCGCACCGGACCAGGTGGTGATCGGCAATGTCATGAGCCGGGGCAACCCGGCGGTGGAGTACGTGCTTAACCGCGGGCTTGCTTACACCTCGGGTCCCCAGTGGCTGGCCGAGCACGTGCTCAAGGACCGCTGGGTCCTGGCGGTGGCCGGCACCCATGGCAAGACCACCACTTCGAGCATGCTGGCCTGGATCCTGGAGTACGCGGGTCTCAGGCCCGGCTTCCTGATCGGCGGTGTGCCGGAGAACTTCGGCGTCTCCGCGCGCCTGGGCGAGGCGCCGTTCTTCGTGGTGGAGGCCGATGAGTACGACACCGCGTTCTTCGACAAGCGTTCCAAGTTCGTCCACTACCGCCCGCGCACCCTGGTGCTCAATAACCTGGAATACGACCACGCGGACATTTTTCCGGACCTTGCTGCCATCGAGCGCCAGTTCCATCACCTGGTGCGCACCGTGCCCGGCGAGGGCCTGATCGTGCGCAACGCTGATGACGAGAACCTGAGCCGGGTACTGTCCCAGGGCTGCTGGACGCCGGTGCAGGGTTTCAGTGTGGCGGGTCATGGTGACTGGCAGGGGCGGCCGCAAAGTCCCGATGCCAGCCGTTTCCAGGTGCTTTACCGGGGTGAGTCTCAGGGTGAGGTCTGTTGGGAAATGATCGGCCGCCACAACATGGCCAACGCCCTGGCGGCCTTGGCCGCCGCACGCCACGCCGGGGTGCCGGTGCCACAAGGCATCCATGCCCTGGCCAAGTTTCAGAGCGTCAAGCGGCGTCTGCAGCTGCGCGGCGAGCGTTCGGGCATCCAGGTCTACGACGACTTCGCTCACCATCCTACCGCCATCGCCACGACCCTGGAGGCTCTGCGCGCCCGGGTGGGCGCGGCGCGTATCATCGCCGTGCTGGATCCGCGCTCCAACACCATGCGCATGGGCGTGCATCGCGACCGCCTGGCCGGGTCGCTGGCGGCCGCCGACCGGGTGTTCCTGCACGCCCCGGCGGACCTGGGCTGGGACAGCCAGGTGGTGATCGATGCCTTGCCCCATGGTCTGGCCTGTGCGGACACCGATGCCCTGCTGGCCGCGTTGCTCGCCGAGGTGCGCCCCGGCGACCACGTGCTCATCATGAGCAACGGCGGTTTCGGCGGCCTGCATGACCGGCTGCTGGCCGCCCTGTCCGGACCGTAG
- a CDS encoding AbrB/MazE/SpoVT family DNA-binding domain-containing protein, producing the protein MLSTLTSKGQVTLPKALRERLHLRTGDKVEFLIHEDGRVELLPVTAPVTRLKGMVPRPKRSVSIEGMETAIRRRAQDHE; encoded by the coding sequence ATGCTCTCCACGTTGACCAGCAAAGGGCAGGTGACTCTGCCCAAGGCCTTGCGGGAACGCCTGCACCTTCGGACGGGTGACAAGGTGGAGTTTCTCATTCATGAAGATGGGCGGGTGGAGCTTCTCCCCGTCACCGCGCCGGTGACTCGCCTGAAGGGTATGGTGCCGAGACCCAAACGCTCGGTTTCCATCGAGGGTATGGAGACCGCCATCCGCCGTCGGGCGCAGGATCACGAATGA
- a CDS encoding phospholipase D-like domain-containing protein: MPANPLRRPRTAFPERAGHRYALLVDGERFLPAMLQAIEAARRYVLLELYLVEDGHCAGSFVDALCRAAQRGVAVFILLDGYGGRGLSEAHRQALAAAGVQLAFFNPLSLHRWRLSLWRDHRKLLLVDGEIAFTGGMGMTDDFDPAVRGEAAWHEVMLEIRGPCVQDWQKLFEAAWRRWCTDARRLPSPSRTIDSAGGGGQVLGEFGHGGRAVMSSTIAAMGRSRSRIWLATGYFVPTGRLRRALVRAARRGVDVRLLLPGPHTDHPSVWHAGRRFYGRLLRSGVKIYEYQPRFLHAKFLLCDQWASVGSSNLDHWTLRWNLEANQAVMDEDLAGALARLFEQDFAQSLAWQAEDWRARGRWQRFKEWLFGGLDDWLMQLGDRYALRMESEK; this comes from the coding sequence ATGCCCGCCAACCCCCTGCGCCGTCCCAGAACCGCGTTTCCAGAGCGAGCAGGCCACCGCTACGCACTGCTGGTGGACGGCGAGCGCTTCCTGCCCGCCATGCTCCAGGCCATCGAAGCGGCCCGCCGCTACGTCCTGCTGGAACTCTACCTGGTCGAGGATGGCCACTGCGCCGGCAGCTTCGTGGACGCCCTGTGCCGGGCGGCGCAGCGGGGTGTGGCGGTATTCATCCTTCTGGACGGTTATGGCGGGCGTGGCCTGTCCGAGGCGCACCGCCAAGCACTGGCCGCAGCCGGGGTGCAACTGGCCTTCTTCAACCCCCTGAGCCTGCACCGCTGGCGACTGAGCCTGTGGCGGGATCACCGCAAGCTGCTGCTGGTGGACGGGGAGATCGCTTTCACAGGCGGCATGGGCATGACCGATGACTTCGACCCGGCCGTGCGCGGCGAGGCCGCATGGCACGAGGTGATGCTCGAGATCCGCGGACCCTGCGTGCAGGACTGGCAGAAGCTGTTCGAGGCCGCATGGCGGCGCTGGTGCACCGATGCCCGCCGCCTGCCCTCGCCCTCCCGGACAATCGACTCCGCCGGCGGCGGTGGTCAGGTGCTGGGGGAGTTCGGCCACGGCGGGCGAGCGGTGATGTCCTCGACGATCGCCGCCATGGGTCGGTCCCGTTCGCGCATCTGGCTGGCCACCGGCTATTTCGTGCCGACCGGACGCCTGCGCCGCGCCCTGGTGCGCGCGGCCCGGCGAGGGGTGGACGTGCGCCTGCTGCTGCCCGGCCCGCACACGGACCACCCCAGCGTCTGGCACGCGGGCAGGCGCTTCTACGGGCGGCTGCTGCGTTCAGGGGTGAAAATCTACGAATACCAGCCACGCTTCCTGCACGCCAAGTTCCTGCTCTGCGACCAGTGGGCAAGCGTCGGCTCCAGCAACCTGGACCACTGGACCCTGCGCTGGAATCTGGAGGCCAATCAGGCGGTGATGGATGAGGACCTGGCCGGGGCACTGGCGCGCCTGTTCGAGCAGGACTTTGCGCAGAGCCTGGCCTGGCAGGCCGAGGACTGGCGTGCCCGGGGCCGCTGGCAGCGTTTCAAGGAATGGCTGTTCGGCGGCCTGGACGACTGGCTGATGCAACTGGGGGACAGGTATGCCTTGAGGATGGAAAGTGAGAAGTGA
- a CDS encoding argininosuccinate synthase produces MASGVKKVVLAYSGGLDTSVILKWLEDTYGCEVVTFTADIGQGEELEPARTKAQAMGVKEIYIDDLREEFVRDFVFPMFRANTLYEGEYLLGTSIARPLIAKRLIEIANETGADAISHGATGKGNDQVRFELGAYALKPGVKVIAPWREWDLNSREKLLAYAEQHGIPVEMKRGKKSPYSMDANLLHISYEGGPLEDPWFEAEEDMWRWSVSPENAPDQPTYVEITYQNGDPVALDGKAMSPATLLAELNRIGGANGIGRLDLVENRYVGMKSRGCYETPGGTILLKAHRAIESLTLDREAAHLKDEMMPRYASLIYNGYWWSPERRMMQALIDASQAHVNGVVRLKLYKGNVIVAGRQSTTDSLFDASIATFEDDAGAYNQKDAEGFIKLNALRMRIAAQRGR; encoded by the coding sequence ATGGCCAGTGGCGTGAAAAAGGTGGTGCTTGCCTATTCCGGCGGGCTGGACACATCCGTGATCCTCAAGTGGCTGGAGGATACCTACGGCTGCGAGGTGGTGACATTCACCGCCGACATCGGCCAGGGGGAGGAGCTGGAGCCGGCCCGGACCAAGGCCCAGGCCATGGGCGTGAAGGAGATCTACATCGATGATCTGCGCGAGGAGTTCGTGCGGGACTTCGTGTTCCCCATGTTCCGCGCCAACACCCTGTACGAGGGCGAGTACCTGCTGGGCACCTCCATCGCCCGGCCGCTGATCGCCAAGCGCCTGATCGAGATCGCCAACGAGACCGGCGCGGACGCCATCTCCCACGGCGCCACCGGCAAGGGCAACGACCAGGTGCGCTTCGAGCTGGGCGCCTATGCCTTGAAGCCCGGCGTGAAGGTCATCGCCCCCTGGCGCGAGTGGGACCTCAACTCCCGCGAAAAGCTGCTGGCCTACGCCGAACAGCACGGCATCCCGGTGGAGATGAAGCGCGGCAAGAAGTCGCCGTACTCCATGGACGCCAACCTGCTGCACATCTCCTACGAGGGCGGCCCCTTGGAGGATCCCTGGTTCGAGGCAGAGGAGGACATGTGGCGCTGGAGCGTGTCTCCGGAGAACGCCCCGGATCAGCCCACCTACGTGGAGATCACCTACCAGAACGGCGACCCGGTGGCCCTGGACGGCAAGGCCATGAGCCCGGCCACCCTGCTGGCGGAACTCAATCGCATCGGCGGTGCCAACGGCATCGGTCGTCTGGACCTGGTGGAGAACCGCTACGTGGGCATGAAGTCCCGGGGCTGTTACGAGACCCCCGGCGGTACTATCCTGCTCAAGGCCCACCGGGCCATCGAGTCCCTCACCCTGGACCGCGAGGCCGCTCACCTGAAGGACGAGATGATGCCCCGCTACGCGAGCCTTATCTACAACGGCTACTGGTGGAGCCCGGAGCGGCGCATGATGCAGGCGCTCATCGACGCCTCCCAGGCGCACGTCAACGGTGTGGTGCGTCTCAAGCTCTACAAGGGCAACGTCATCGTCGCCGGTCGCCAGTCGACCACCGACAGTCTGTTCGACGCCTCCATCGCCACCTTCGAGGACGATGCCGGTGCCTATAATCAAAAAGATGCGGAAGGCTTCATCAAACTCAATGCTCTGCGCATGCGCATCGCTGCGCAGCGGGGGCGCTGA
- a CDS encoding MlaA family lipoprotein — MTRPSSYIRLVWLLCAAWLLVGCASTQGPRDPADPWEGYNRAMFQFNEAVDKAVLKPVAQGYVKVTPRPVRTGIGNFFANLGDVTNLFNNILQLKFEPALNDFGRITFNSTIGLLGILDVASHMDLPKSNEDFGQTLGHWGVPSGPYLVLPLLGPSTVRDAPSLYVDALTNPLYYHEPEGRRNILAGVYVIDTRAGFLATEQMLDGIAADRYSAIRDFYLQRREFLVHNGEARGRDVGADLFDELEALEVLEAEEARQRQEGQ; from the coding sequence ATGACACGCCCATCCTCTTACATTCGCCTGGTTTGGCTGCTGTGTGCCGCCTGGCTGCTGGTCGGTTGCGCGAGCACCCAGGGGCCGCGGGATCCCGCCGATCCGTGGGAGGGTTACAACCGCGCCATGTTCCAGTTCAACGAGGCGGTGGACAAGGCGGTGCTCAAGCCGGTCGCCCAGGGCTACGTGAAGGTGACCCCGCGACCGGTGCGCACCGGCATCGGTAACTTCTTCGCCAACCTGGGCGATGTCACCAACCTGTTCAACAACATCCTGCAGCTCAAGTTCGAGCCGGCACTCAACGATTTCGGCCGGATCACCTTCAACAGCACCATCGGCCTGCTGGGCATCCTCGACGTGGCCAGCCACATGGACCTGCCCAAGAGCAACGAGGACTTCGGCCAGACCCTGGGCCACTGGGGCGTGCCCTCCGGACCCTACCTGGTGCTGCCCCTGCTCGGGCCGAGTACCGTGCGCGATGCCCCCAGTCTCTACGTGGATGCCCTGACCAATCCGCTCTACTACCACGAGCCTGAAGGCCGCCGGAACATCCTCGCGGGCGTCTATGTCATCGATACCCGGGCAGGCTTCCTGGCCACCGAACAGATGCTCGACGGCATCGCCGCCGACCGTTACTCGGCCATCAGGGACTTCTACCTGCAGCGCCGTGAGTTCCTGGTCCACAATGGCGAGGCCCGGGGTCGGGACGTGGGCGCCGACCTGTTCGACGAACTGGAGGCGCTCGAGGTCCTGGAAGCGGAAGAGGCCAGGCAGAGGCAGGAAGGACAGTAG